One window from the genome of Indicator indicator isolate 239-I01 chromosome 6, UM_Iind_1.1, whole genome shotgun sequence encodes:
- the SRD5A1 gene encoding LOW QUALITY PROTEIN: 3-oxo-5-alpha-steroid 4-dehydrogenase 1 (The sequence of the model RefSeq protein was modified relative to this genomic sequence to represent the inferred CDS: deleted 1 base in 1 codon) codes for MCCHVMSSAVLRCARLPRPVLPLPSGTSVSKRLFTLLRSDQSTDKGGGSVTPPVPIGPWRRWVCRELGDEWRFGTRASECFWREMGLSDVCGFWRLVSGPEERRLLELLSYGLVALGAASALLLCFIPMPYGRYSSRRFGWLLPARPAWALQELPSLLVPLGLAACGGAVAADWPNRLLLGCFVVHYAHRCGPSSGTGGIVIKSIGNRESLVFPLLIREGKPTPFFTFVLALLFCVYNGYLQGRSLSNYAKYPSGWLEDPCFITGFIGWLVGMAINIHSDHILRNLRKPGETGYKIPRGGMFEYVSGANFFGEILEWFGFALACYTIESLAFALCTLFILGSRAKQHHQWYLEKFEDYPKSRKIVIPFVY; via the exons ATGTGCTGTCACGTCATGTCATCTGCCGTCCTGCGCTGCGCTAGGCTGCCCCGCCCTGTGCTGCCCCTCCCCAGCGGAACATCCGTTTCCAAGCGTCTCTTCACCCTGCTGCGGAGCGACCAATCAACTGACAAAGGAGGCGGGTCAGTTACGCCCCCGGTGCCAATTGGTCCCTGGCGGCGGTGGGTGTGCCGAGAGCTGGGCGATGAATGGAGGTTT GGGACGCGCGCGAGTGAGTGCTTCTGGCGCGAGATGGGGCTCAGCGACGTATGCGGGTTCTGGAGGCTGGTGTCTGGCCCGGAAGAGCGGCGGCTGCTAGAGCTTCTTTCCTATGGGCTGGTGGCGCTGGGTGccgcctctgctctgctgctgtgcttcatcCCCATGCCCTACGGCCGATACTCCTCGCGGCGCTTCGGCTGGCTGCTGCCCGCCCGCCCCGCCTGggcactgcaggagctgccctCCCTTCTCGTCCCGCTCGGGCTCGCCGCCTGCGGTGGGGCTGTCGCCGCCGACTGGCCCAACCGCCTTCTACTGGGCTGCTTTGTCGTGCACTACGCACACAGGTGCGGCCCTTCGTCGGGGACGGGGGGC ATTGTAATTAAATCAATAGGCAATAGGGA GTCACTCGTATTTCCTCTTCTGATCCGGGAAGGAAAACCAACACCATTTTTCACTTTTGTGCTAGCACTTCTGTTCTGTGTTTACAATGGATACTTGCAAGGCCGAAGCTTAAGCAACTATGCAAAATACCCTTCAGGCTGGTTAGAAGATCCGTGCTTTATTACAG gttTTATAGGGTGGTTGGTTGGCATGGCAATCAATATTCATTCTGACCATATTCTCAGAAACCTGAGAAAACCAGGGGAAACTGGTTACAAGATACCAAGAG GAGGAATGTTTGAGTATGTCAGTGGAGCCAACTTTTTTGGAGagatcctggaatggtttgggtttgccCTTGCCTGCTACACCATTGAAAGCCTTGCATTTGCATTGTGTACGCTTTTCATCTTGGGTTCAAGGGCAAAACAACATCACCA gtggTACCTTGAGAAATTTGAAGACTACCCAAAGTCCAGAAAAATTGTGATCCCATTTGTGTACTGA